A window from Myripristis murdjan chromosome 11, fMyrMur1.1, whole genome shotgun sequence encodes these proteins:
- the dtnbp1b gene encoding dystrobrevin binding protein 1b isoform X3, which produces MIVGTDSPSCMANTNSVELDSEHAQRVPGAEQGGVPPPQVKLKERQKFFEEAFQQDMEQYLSTGYLQIAERRGSMSSMEVNVDMLEQMDLMDMSDHEALDVFLHSGGEDNSAASPVTGPDVESFTTEISLQVPTQAELRHKLSSLSSTCTDSASQDTEAGEEDDDEEEEEVERGGGGVAGAGGRRRRPPLVVTQDDEEVHPDTVLVDRVEREDQSSKDCEESRS; this is translated from the exons ATGATTGTGGGAACAGATTCACCAAGTTGCATGGCAAATACAAACTCAG TGGAGCTGGACTCGGAGCATGCACAGAGGGTCCCGGGGGCCGAGCAGGGTGGGGTCCCGCCCCCCCAGGTCAAGCTGAAAGAGAGGCAAAAGTTCTTCGAGGAGGCCTTCCAGCAAGACATGGAGCAGTACCTGTCTACCGGCTACCTGCAGATTgctgagaggagag GCAGCATGTCGTCCATGGAGGTGAACGTGGACATGCTGGAGCAGATGGATCTGATGGACATGTCTGACCACGAGGCCCTGGACGTGTTTCTGCACTCCGGGGGAGAGGATAACAGCGCCGCCTCGCCTGTCACAG gtCCGGACGTGGAGTCCTTCACCACAGAGATCAGCCTCCAGGTTCCCACCCAGGCCGAGCTGCGCCACAAGCTCTCCTCCCTGTCTTCCACCTGCACCGACTCTGCCAGCCAGGACACAGAGGCTGGGGAGGAGGACGacgacgaggaagaggaggaggtcgagcgaggaggaggaggagttgctggggcaggagggaggaggaggaggccccCGTTGGTGGTGACCCAGGACGACGAGGAGGTGCACCCCGACACGGTGCTGGTGGACAGGGTGGAGCGAGAGGATCAGAGCAGCAAAGACTGTGAGGAGAGCAGGTCATAG
- the dtnbp1b gene encoding dystrobrevin binding protein 1b isoform X2 encodes MSTSPGATDGSQRNSVELDSEHAQRVPGAEQGGVPPPQVKLKERQKFFEEAFQQDMEQYLSTGYLQIAERRGPIGSMSSMEVNVDMLEQMDLMDMSDHEALDVFLHSGGEDNSAASPVTGPDVESFTTEISLQVPTQAELRHKLSSLSSTCTDSASQDTEAGEEDDDEEEEEVERGGGGVAGAGGRRRRPPLVVTQDDEEVHPDTVLVDRVEREDQSSKDCEESRS; translated from the exons TGGAGCTGGACTCGGAGCATGCACAGAGGGTCCCGGGGGCCGAGCAGGGTGGGGTCCCGCCCCCCCAGGTCAAGCTGAAAGAGAGGCAAAAGTTCTTCGAGGAGGCCTTCCAGCAAGACATGGAGCAGTACCTGTCTACCGGCTACCTGCAGATTgctgagaggagag GGCCAATAGGCAGCATGTCGTCCATGGAGGTGAACGTGGACATGCTGGAGCAGATGGATCTGATGGACATGTCTGACCACGAGGCCCTGGACGTGTTTCTGCACTCCGGGGGAGAGGATAACAGCGCCGCCTCGCCTGTCACAG gtCCGGACGTGGAGTCCTTCACCACAGAGATCAGCCTCCAGGTTCCCACCCAGGCCGAGCTGCGCCACAAGCTCTCCTCCCTGTCTTCCACCTGCACCGACTCTGCCAGCCAGGACACAGAGGCTGGGGAGGAGGACGacgacgaggaagaggaggaggtcgagcgaggaggaggaggagttgctggggcaggagggaggaggaggaggccccCGTTGGTGGTGACCCAGGACGACGAGGAGGTGCACCCCGACACGGTGCTGGTGGACAGGGTGGAGCGAGAGGATCAGAGCAGCAAAGACTGTGAGGAGAGCAGGTCATAG
- the dtnbp1b gene encoding dystrobrevin binding protein 1b isoform X1 yields the protein MIVGTDSPSCMANTNSVELDSEHAQRVPGAEQGGVPPPQVKLKERQKFFEEAFQQDMEQYLSTGYLQIAERRGPIGSMSSMEVNVDMLEQMDLMDMSDHEALDVFLHSGGEDNSAASPVTGPDVESFTTEISLQVPTQAELRHKLSSLSSTCTDSASQDTEAGEEDDDEEEEEVERGGGGVAGAGGRRRRPPLVVTQDDEEVHPDTVLVDRVEREDQSSKDCEESRS from the exons ATGATTGTGGGAACAGATTCACCAAGTTGCATGGCAAATACAAACTCAG TGGAGCTGGACTCGGAGCATGCACAGAGGGTCCCGGGGGCCGAGCAGGGTGGGGTCCCGCCCCCCCAGGTCAAGCTGAAAGAGAGGCAAAAGTTCTTCGAGGAGGCCTTCCAGCAAGACATGGAGCAGTACCTGTCTACCGGCTACCTGCAGATTgctgagaggagag GGCCAATAGGCAGCATGTCGTCCATGGAGGTGAACGTGGACATGCTGGAGCAGATGGATCTGATGGACATGTCTGACCACGAGGCCCTGGACGTGTTTCTGCACTCCGGGGGAGAGGATAACAGCGCCGCCTCGCCTGTCACAG gtCCGGACGTGGAGTCCTTCACCACAGAGATCAGCCTCCAGGTTCCCACCCAGGCCGAGCTGCGCCACAAGCTCTCCTCCCTGTCTTCCACCTGCACCGACTCTGCCAGCCAGGACACAGAGGCTGGGGAGGAGGACGacgacgaggaagaggaggaggtcgagcgaggaggaggaggagttgctggggcaggagggaggaggaggaggccccCGTTGGTGGTGACCCAGGACGACGAGGAGGTGCACCCCGACACGGTGCTGGTGGACAGGGTGGAGCGAGAGGATCAGAGCAGCAAAGACTGTGAGGAGAGCAGGTCATAG
- the dtnbp1b gene encoding dystrobrevin binding protein 1b isoform X4, with translation MMMELDSEHAQRVPGAEQGGVPPPQVKLKERQKFFEEAFQQDMEQYLSTGYLQIAERRGPIGSMSSMEVNVDMLEQMDLMDMSDHEALDVFLHSGGEDNSAASPVTGPDVESFTTEISLQVPTQAELRHKLSSLSSTCTDSASQDTEAGEEDDDEEEEEVERGGGGVAGAGGRRRRPPLVVTQDDEEVHPDTVLVDRVEREDQSSKDCEESRS, from the exons ATGATGA TGGAGCTGGACTCGGAGCATGCACAGAGGGTCCCGGGGGCCGAGCAGGGTGGGGTCCCGCCCCCCCAGGTCAAGCTGAAAGAGAGGCAAAAGTTCTTCGAGGAGGCCTTCCAGCAAGACATGGAGCAGTACCTGTCTACCGGCTACCTGCAGATTgctgagaggagag GGCCAATAGGCAGCATGTCGTCCATGGAGGTGAACGTGGACATGCTGGAGCAGATGGATCTGATGGACATGTCTGACCACGAGGCCCTGGACGTGTTTCTGCACTCCGGGGGAGAGGATAACAGCGCCGCCTCGCCTGTCACAG gtCCGGACGTGGAGTCCTTCACCACAGAGATCAGCCTCCAGGTTCCCACCCAGGCCGAGCTGCGCCACAAGCTCTCCTCCCTGTCTTCCACCTGCACCGACTCTGCCAGCCAGGACACAGAGGCTGGGGAGGAGGACGacgacgaggaagaggaggaggtcgagcgaggaggaggaggagttgctggggcaggagggaggaggaggaggccccCGTTGGTGGTGACCCAGGACGACGAGGAGGTGCACCCCGACACGGTGCTGGTGGACAGGGTGGAGCGAGAGGATCAGAGCAGCAAAGACTGTGAGGAGAGCAGGTCATAG